In the genome of Dermacentor variabilis isolate Ectoservices chromosome 5, ASM5094787v1, whole genome shotgun sequence, one region contains:
- the LOC142582769 gene encoding tetraspanin-33-like — protein MAKAASNSRQTTAPLTTATPPETQPTTQRTETSASQKQSEVEQSLSTTTRLQSELRVRGIIVGVNLVVVLLSLVALWCATYSYSVLPSSERDGLLNSLMHKSFLFTFFMHLDVFVVVVSVSLSAVAACGLVGALRENIAVLEAYQSLLAVIILVNSVMAITAALGPQSARDKLKESAYVEFVRGYRQSEYFQHLIDTLQRSMHCCGFSRDTFRDWDRNEYFHCAMGNPSRERCSVPFSCCRLRVLDVNDSSNLPVLAKRFCGHGVLLMDDQEAWRRIYTRSCADAALTYVMDNLVTFVGAGMALNMFLLFMLITSVVLQEQIQTISAISEAYYNTLNEGQDAMQEAGLIKFPVKPRNKPTDKSPDKSPDKANDKVAE, from the coding sequence ATGGCGAAGGCAGCGAGTAATAGTCGTCAAACAACAGCTCCCCTAACGACAGCGACTCCACCGGAGACGCAGCCGACGACGCAACGCACGGAAACTTCAGCGTCCCAGAAGCAATCGGAGGTGGAGCAGAGTCTCTCGACGACCACGCGCCTCCAGAGCGAGCTCAGGGTTCGCGGCATCATCGTGGGCGTCAACCTGGTCGTGGTGCTGCTGTCGCTGGTCGCGCTGTGGTGCGCCACGTACTCGTACTCGGTGCTGCCCTCTTCGGAGCGAGACGGCCTGCTCAACAGCCTGATGCACAAGTCCTTCCTCTTCACCTTCTTCATGCACCTCGACGTGTTCGTGGTGGTCGTCAGCGTGTCGCTGTCTGCAGTCGCCGCCTGCGGCCTAGTCGGCGCGCTTCGCGAGAACATCGCCGTGCTCGAGGCCTACCAGAGCCTGCTGGCCGTCATAATCCTGGTCAACAGCGTCATGGCCATCACGGCTGCGCTGGGACCGCAGTCGGCGCGCGACAAGCTCAAGGAGAGCGCGTACGTCGAGTTCGTCCGGGGCTACCGGCAGTCCGAGTACTTCCAGCACCTGATCGACACGCTCCAGAGGTCCATGCACTGCTGCGGCTTCTCTCGAGACACGTTCCGCGACTGGGACCGCAACGAGTACTTCCACTGCGCCATGGGCAATCCGAGCCGCGAGCGTTGCTCGGTTCCCTTCTCTTGCTGCCGGCTTCGCGTGCTGGACGTGAACGATTCGTCCAACCTGCCGGTGCTGGCGAAGCGTTTCTGCGGCCACGGCGTGCTGCTCATGGACGACCAAGAGGCCTGGCGGCGCATCTACACGCGCAGCTGCGCCGACGCCGCGCTGACGTACGTCATGGACAACCTCGTGACGTTCGTCGGCGCCGGCATGGCGCTCAACATGTTCCTGCTGTTCATGCTCATCACGTCCGTGGTGCTGCAGGAGCAGATCCAGACGATCTCGGCCATCTCCGAGGCGTACTACAACACGCTGAACGAAGGCCAGGACGCCATGCAGGAAGCCGGCCTCATCAAGTTCCCCGTAAAGCCGCGGAACAAGCCAACCGACAAGAGCCCCGACAAGAGCCCCGACAAGGCAAACGACAAGGTGGCCGAATAG